From the Candidatus Stygibacter australis genome, one window contains:
- a CDS encoding Hsp20/alpha crystallin family protein — translation MVENEKEYLITSELPGLEKKDVRISIDKNQLVIEAEIKAEMDKGILNVHIPK, via the coding sequence ATCGTAGAAAATGAGAAAGAATACTTGATTACTTCCGAGCTGCCTGGTTTGGAAAAGAAAGACGTGAGAATCAGCATAGATAAGAATCAGTTAGTAATCGAAGCCGAGATCAAGGCAGAAATGGATAAGGGAATTCTCAATGTTCATATTCCCAAATGA